Proteins encoded by one window of Cannabis sativa cultivar Pink pepper isolate KNU-18-1 chromosome 4, ASM2916894v1, whole genome shotgun sequence:
- the LOC133036887 gene encoding uncharacterized protein LOC133036887, translating into MVETRATRHPRPLEDAQDPNEEDVASRAAEESEEEVPDENHEEHLDEYAYDDGSYQELVLLRQKAIDHEAEIEAQKVQNQKMHEVMLAMQKAMEAAGIHVHPKAMAAGLDGEPATSSPNSQQQRPREPSPIRHPAEENQAKNPTSAPGRKKKAQDPRKVRSDFPKGKGPQRGKPQRGSLGPQDRGDRKSVSVHQEPGGRGRGGQRCPPIDLRNQINGNQGDLRDHLDQRRYRPVVSSGTVNEGIMAELAILRKDIARVSRRQKGDDSDSDSEDREPCAKHILEAELPKNFKMPEMAAYTGNSDPSDHLSRFNRVMTVMRVSNDAKCLCFPLTLSGSAEEWFKKLEPGSVGCWNKLQTNFRRQFVAARKVNLEVSALTNIKQLPTETLKNYIKRFREEASKTKKVDDGQQLALLQAGIRTGTPFWNELQQEGAASLQDFQKRVQKYINLEEAQIVAYGGYYPTGIAGYMPGVSPSGTVPTATPPISGIQFSATPGYSQGQALPPASSHYGNPSGVNGRAPSQAAPTASLTGPTQGSRSKRSSKGSTRTGEKRQKKGYTPQYTQYTELTDSQERVYFATRQNTHYRRPQPLYRDSSRRDPSKRCEYHNDIGHSTNECKNLKDEIENLIRLGHLYEWIKNRLPHLNPGQVAGGMPSGTPGGTAGALPPAAPAGDAQHIPGLPPRPNGRVAMISGGPHIGGNTRKERKRYAEAARHSEVWEVTQLPAQRPRLMDQPITFTEEDAKTVRFPHHDPLVIETPIANKVVARVLIDNGSSVNLLFKEAFTAIGLTDRDLSPSGSQLTGFNGTTLIPMGKVRLPVTLCPDTPQSTFKYCTFVVVDCPTAYNAILGRPALVDFGAITSIRHLCLKFPTQEAGVGTVRGNQGEARQCYNVATHLPVLMVRGPPEVEKAEEDELDPRIGSERVVEPMEDVEEIPVCDDGSTKVLRIGRGLDPEEKDKIIKTLKGAIDIFAWRQEDMTGISPHVITHVLNVNPDMPPIQQKRRPLDSVKAEALEKEVDKLLSNSMIRDVYYPEWLANPVLVPKPNGTWRVCIDFTDLNKACPKDCFPLPRIDQMVDATSGFKLLSFMDAYAGYNQIKMHTADQECTSFRTDKGVYCYLVMPFGLKNAGATYQRMVNRMFKSLLGRNMEVYVDDMLVKSKACNSHANDLEECFEVVRRYGMKLNPKKCTFGVKSGKFLGFIVSQRGIEANPEKIQALLDMPSPKKHKDVQSLTGKVAALSRFISRSTDKCIPFFNILKKCQKFEWTDECEEAFKRLKDHMAKPPILSKPVLGEDLFLYLAVSEHAVSAALVREEEKIQHPVYYVSKRMIGAETRYPVIEKLVFCLLMASRKLRPYFQAHPIRILTNHPLRQVLQKPEASGRLLKWAMELSQLPINHAFTATDPSVEAQSDQIRDMLTGLTCPKTSELELDKARRSPFLAYIIVLPLPKFKMPDQNMYTEKEDPLVHLKYYEIQIDLLQFSTSRQIVAQLEDLFKVRQRQDESLKDYIQRFMAEAAKVTSLTEEGQYMAILGGILPLSDFSKDIRRISTSNMEEFLERVDGFLKLEEVVWQAQTRG; encoded by the exons atggtggagacaagagctacacgtcaccctcgccctctagaagacgctcaagatcccaatgaagaggatgtagcctcaagggcagcagaggagtccgaggaagaagttccagatgaaaaccacgaggagcatctcgacgagtacgcttacgatgatggaagctaccaagagctggtgctcctcagacaaaaagctatcgatcacgaagctgagatcgaagctcagaaagtgcaaaatcaaaagatgcatgaggtgatgctagccatgcagaaagccatggaggcagctggcattcacgtgcatcccaaggcaatggccgctggactcgacggggagccagctacgtcttcgcctaattcccagcagcaaaggcctagggaacctagccctataaggcaccctgctgaggaaaaccaagcaaaaaaccctacttctgcccctggtcgaaagaaaaaggcgcaggatccgcgaaaggtccgctcagatttccctaaagggaaaggtccgcagaggggcaagccccaaagagggagtcttggccctcaggatcgaggggaccggaaaagcgtttccgtgcaccaggaaccggggggtagaggaagaggaggacagagatgtccacccattgatctgagaaatcaaatcaatgggaatcaaggtgacctccgggatcatcTTGACCAAAGAAGATACAGACccgtagtctcctcgggtactgtaaacgaagggattatggcagagcttgccatacttcgaaaagatattgcccgagtctcccggaggcagaagggagacgactccgactcggacagtgaggaccgggagccttgtgccaagcatatcctggaggcggagctccctaaaaacttcaagatgcccgaaatggcggcatatactgggaactccgaccccagtgatcacttgtcacgattcaaccgagtcatgacagtcatgcgggtcagcaatgacgccaaatgcctatgcttccccctcactctgagcggttcggcagaggaatggttcaagaaactagaaccaggatcggtgggatgttggaacaaactccaaaccaacttccggagacaatttgtcgccgccaggaaggtcaatttggaggttagtgccttgaccaacatcaagcaactacccaccgagaccttgaagaattacatcaagaggttccgagaggaagcctcgaagaccaagaaggtcgacgacggacaacagcttgcgcttctccaagcaggaatccgcactgggactcccttctggaacgaattacagcaagaaggcgctgctagccttcaggacttccagaagcgagtccaaaaatatattaacctcgaagaagcccagatcgtggcttacggaggctattatcccaccgggatagcaggatacatgccaggagtatcgccctcgggtactgtcccgaccgcgacccctccgattagtggcatacagttttctgctactcccggatacagccaaGGCCAAGCTctgcccccggcatcttcccattacggcaatccgtccggggtgaatggacgggctccttcacaggctgccccaaccgctagcttaacaggccctacccaagggtctagaagcaagaggtcttccaagggcagcacccgaacgggagagaagcgccaaaagaaggggtacacaccccaatacacccagtacacagagctcacggactctcaggaacgtgtctattttgccacaaggcagaatacgcattaccggagaccccagccattgtacagggacagctcccggagagatccgagtaaaaggtgcgaatatcacaacgacattggccacagcaccaacgagtgtaaaaatctcaaagatgagattgagaatctgatccgtttgggccacctctatgagtggatcaagaataggttaccccaccttaacccggggcaggtggcagggggcatgccttcgggaacaccagggggtacagcaggagcattgcctccagctgctcccgcaggtgacgcccagcatatacccggactaccgccccggcctaatggacgggtagccatgatctccggaggtccccatatcggaggaaacactcgaaaggagcggaagagatatgccgaggccgcaaggcacagtgaggtgtgggaggtcactcaactcccagctcaaaggcctcggctaatggaccagcccataacgttcacggaagaagacgccaagacggtgcgttttcctcatcacgacccgctggtcatagagacccccattgcaaataaagtagtggctagggtcctgattgataatggaagttccgtgaacttgctcttcaaagaggccttcactgcgatagggttgaccgaccgggacctctctcctagcggatcgcagctcacagggtttaacgggacaactctaatcccgatgggaaaagtcaggctcccagttaccctgtgcccggatactccCCAGAGCacgttcaagtattgcaccttcgtggtagtagactgtccaacagcctacaacgcaatcttaggccgaccggccctcgtcgactttggtgcaataacttctatccgacacctatgcctaaaatttcctacccaggaagccggagtcggaacggtgaggggaaatcaaggagaggccaggcaatgttacaacgttgccacccacttgccagtgctcatggtccgggggccccctgaagtagagaaggctgaagaagacgagttggatcctcgtataggatccgagagggtcgtagaaccaatggaggacgtcgaagagataccagtgtgcgacgacggctccaccaaagtactccggatagggagaggcctagatccggaggaaaaagataaaataataaaaacactgaagggcgccattgacatttttgcatggcgccaagaggacatgaccggcattagccctcatgtcatcacccatgtcctcaacgtcaacccggataTGCCTCctatacagcaaaagagacgcccgctcgactcggtgaaagccgaggccttagagaaagaggtggataaacttttgtccaatagcatgatccgcgacgtatactatccggaatggctggccaatccggtcctggtgcccaagccaaacgggacttggcgggtttgcatagatttcacagatctaaacaaagcctgcccaaaggactgctttccgctgcccaggatcgaccagatggtggacgccacctccggatttaaactgctatctttcatggatgcctatgctgggtacaatcaaataaagatgcatacggcagaccaggagtgcactagcttcaggaccgataagggggtatactgttacctagtcatgcctttcggactgaaaaacgccggagcaacctatcaaagaatggttaaccggatgtttaaaagcctcctgggacgaaacatggaagtatatgtagacgacatgctcgtcaaatccaaagcatgcaatagccatgcaaacgacttagaagaatgtttcgaagtcgtccggagatacggcatgaagctcaatccgaaaaaatgtaccttcggggtcaagtcgggaaaattcctgggcttcatagtcagccaaagggggatcgaggcgaacccggagaaaatccaagctctcctggacatgccatcccccaaaaaacataaggacgtgcaaagtttgaccggaaaggtagccgcactgagccgttttatctcacgatccacggacaagtgcatacccttcttcaacatactgaagaaatgccaaaagttcgaatggacggatgaatgcgaggaggcattcaaaaggttaaaagaccatatggccaaacctcctatcctatcaaagcccgtccttggagaagacttgttcctttacttggccgtctccgagcatgcggtcagtgctgcattggtccgggaggaagaaaagattcagcaccccgtgtactatgttagtaaacgcatgataggggccgagacaaggtatccggtcattgaaaagctagtattctgcctcctgatggcatcacggaagttgagaccatacttccaagcccatccgatcagaattttgaccaatcatccactccggcaagttctccagaaacctgaagcctccggaagactcctcaaatgggcaatggaactgagtcagtt GCCAATCAACCATGCCTTTACAGCAACAGATCCTTCTGTGGAAGCACAGTCTGACCAAATACGAGACATGTTAACGGGCCTAACTTGTCCAAAAACTTCAGAACTCGAGCTAGACAAGGCAAGGAGATCACCCTTCTTAGCATACATCATTGTCTTGCCCTTGCCCAAATTCAAGATGCCAGATCAGAATATGTACACAGAAAAGGAAGACCCTCTAGTACACCTAAAGTACTATGAGATCCAGATAGATCTCCTACAA ttctCTACTTCGAGACAAATAGTTGCTCAACTGGAGGATCTTTTCAAAGTAAGGCAAAGACAAGATGAATCCTTGAAGGACTACATTCAACGGTTCATGGCTGAGGCTGCCAAGGTCACAAGCCTAACAGAAGAAGGCCAATATATGGCTATACTCGGAGGCATCCTACCATTGAGTGACTTTTCGAAAGATATTAGGAGGATCTCAACGAGTAATATGGAGGAGTTCCTTGAGCGAGTTGATGGCTTCTTAAAGCTGGAAGAAGTTGTTTGGCAAGCCCAGACAAGAGGGTAG